From a region of the Drosophila virilis strain 15010-1051.87 chromosome 3, Dvir_AGI_RSII-ME, whole genome shotgun sequence genome:
- the LOC6623387 gene encoding protein SCAI isoform X3 — protein MVKMESTEEQDRKLVLEFCHLLEKSKQLFNGLRDLPQYGHRQWQAYFGRTFDVYTKLWKFQQQHRMVLDSKYGLKRWQIGEIASKIGQLYYHYYLRTSETNYLNEAYQFYAAIRGRAYYSRAAKEDRPDLMVKKLRYYARFIVVCLLLKKMKLVRELVTELEKQIQEYTNTYEPEDHLEWSLVLEEIKGFIKAEAAVAVLHADSNPIILSHRLSPLTTPPCERSPHMTLSLQEILIVGSACEQAKFSELTMDMFRMLQTLEREPTEAATNPLSMSHGLVHGHDASPAASRIPPYGVPGSKGYLENGRHYRDNPHKYLLYKPSISQLLVFLASGFKELPLGGALLLYMSADGCFSTTKHPEDYGYELGGLGTSVKRDSVDGGGLSCRGKSYKESHCLYPGDLYPFTRRPMFVIIDSDNSFVFQHIPRYFGQPLVVLMSPQDVPPAFQADVQHHGSLFTLFLHSPLTALCYICNVGDVPIHHWERCQTYVDRFITEASRLVTRCRIDEIEQGIGFIDSSYVQFFGDDFLRTLILRFVFCDVVLRLHRGFRGRHMRPRCEPQLPANELLEHPSLSHIVFQLASALDVRGHFSEGPECD, from the exons ATGGTGAAAATGGAGTCCACTGAGGAACAGGATAGAAAGCTTGTCTTGGAGTTTTGCCATTTGCTAGAGAAATCCAAACAGCTCTTCAATGGACTCAG AGATCTGCCGCAGTATGGGCATCGGCAGTGGCAAGCCTATTTTGGACGCACCTTCGATGTCTACACAAAGCTCTGGAAGTTTCAGCAGCAACATCGCATGGTCCTCGACTCCAAATATGGACTGAAACGCTGGCAAATTGGCGAAATAGCCAGCAAAATCGGACAGCTTTATTATCACTATTA TTTAAGAACCAGCGAAACGAACTACCTGAACGAGGCGTATCAGTTCTATGCGGCCATACGGGGACGAGCGTATTATTCGCGCGCTGCCAAGGAGGATCGGCCGGATTTGATGGTGAAGAAGCTGCGATATTATGCACGCTTCATAGTCGTCTGTCTGCTGCTGAAGAAAATGAAGCTGGTGCGGGAGCTGGTCACGGAGCTGGAGAAACAAATACAGGAGTACACGAACAC TTACGAGCCGGAAGATCATTTGGAATGGTCGCTGGTGCTGGAAGAGATCAAGGGCTTCATCAAGGCCGAGGCGGCGGTGGCAGTACTCCATGCCGATTCCAATCCCATCATATTATCGCACAG GTTATCGCCGCTGACGACGCCGCCGTGCGAGAGATCGCCGCATATGACGCTCAGTTTGCAGGAGATCCTGATTGTTGGTTCGGCATGCGAGCAGGCCAAGTTCTCCGAGCTGACGATGGACATGTTTAG AATGCTGCAGACGCTGGAACGTGAGCCGACGGAAGCGGCAACGAATCCGTTGAGCATGTCCCATGGCCTTGTGCACGGGCACGATGCGAGTCCGGCGGCCAGCCGCATACCACCATACGGAGTGCCCGGCTCCAAGGGCTATCTGGAGAATGGCCGTCATTATCGAGACAATCCACACAAATATCTACTGTACAAGCCTTCGATTAGCCAGCTGCTGGTCTTTCTGGCCAGCGGCTTTAAGGAACTGCCCCTGGGCGGTGCTCTGCTCCTGTATATGTCGGCGGACGGCTGTTTCTCCACCACAAAGCATCCCGAGGACT ATGGCTACGAGCTGGGCGGCCTGGGCACCAGCGTGAAGCGCGACAGCGTCGATGGCGGCGGCTTATCCTGTCGCGGCAAGTCCTACAAGGAGAGCCACTGCCTATATCCGGGCGATCTGTATCCGTTTACGCGTCGGCCCATGTTCGTCATCATCGATTCGGATAATTCGTTTGTCTTTCAGCACATACCCCGCTACTTTGGCCAGCCGCTGGTCGTTCTAATGTCGCCGCAAGATGTGCCGCCCGCTTTTCAAG CTGATGTACAGCATCATGGGTCGCTGTTCACGTTGTTCCTGCACTCCCCGCTCACGGCGCTCTGTTACATATGCAATGTGGGTGATGTGCCGATCCATCACTGGGAACGCTGCCAGACTTATGTGGATCGTTTCATAACAGAAGCATCGCGCCTGGTCACGCGTTGTCGCATCGATGAGATCGAACAGGGCATAGGATTTATCG aCTCCTCCTATGTTCAGTTCTTTGGCGACGATTTTCTGCGCACACTCATTCTACGTTTCGTGTTCTGTGATGTGGTGCTGCGTTTGCATCGCGGTTTCCGTGGACGCCATATGCGACCGCGCTGTGAGCCCCAGCTGCCGGCCAACGAACTGCTCGAGCATCCCTCGCTGTCGCATATCGTTTTCCAGCTGGCATCGGCGCTCGATGTGCGCGGCCATTTCTCGGAGGGACCCGAGTGCGACTGA
- the LOC6623416 gene encoding brachyurin, with product MRQPFYTLYPLVLLLLCPCLILSQGHLRIINGSAARPKQLPYQVALHAYFGNSGDEPSLCGGTILTKRWILTAAHCLQEPDTNLLKVIVTAGALNKTRKDEPGHMELLVRRKDTIVHPLYDRHTVANDIALIRLPKDLKLGAYAQPARLPRGKNKFNLNGRSAISSGWGLTAKQRPTDILQYLNVKIIPNKLCERLWNKQLNGERKLILDSFLCIDSKGGLPCRGDSGGPLVLNDGTQTVVGVVSHGYDDKCQLRLPDIFTRVASFNDWIEQHTGRLSKA from the exons ATGAGACAGCCTTTCTACACACTCTACCcgcttgtgctgctgctgttgtgcccGTGTCTAATCCTCAGCCAGGGCCATTTGCGTATTATCAATGGTTCGGCTGCGAGGCCCAAGCAACTGCCCTACCAGGTGGCACTGCATGCCTACTTCGGCAACTCCGGCGATGAGCCCAGTTTGTGTGGCGGCACGATTCTAACGAAGCGCTGGATACTGACCGCAGCGCATTGCCTGCAGGAGCCGGACACAAATTT GCTCAAAGTGATTGTCACCGCGGGCGCTCTAAACAAGACAAGGAAAGACGAGCCCGGCCACATGGAGCTGTTGGTCAGACGAAAGGACACAATTGTGCATCCTCTATACGATCGTCACACGGTGGCCAACGATATTGCACTCATTCGTCTGCCCAAGGATCTAAAACTGGGCGCCTATGCACAACCCGCCAGGCTGCCCAGGGGCAAGAATAAATTCAATCTGAACGGTCGCTCGGCCATCAGCTCCGGCTGGGGCCTGACGGCCAAGCAGCGACCCACCGACATATTGCAGTATTTGAATGTGAAGATCATTCCCAATAAGCTGTGCGAGCGTCTGTGGAACAAACAGCTGAATGGCGAACGCAAGCTCATACTGGACTCGTTTCTGTGCATTGATTCCAAGGGCGGACTGCCCTGTCGCGGCGACTCGGGCGGCCCCTTGGTCCTGAACGATGGCACCCAGACTGTCGTTGGCGTCGTATCACACGGTTACGATGACAAGTGCCAGCTGCGATTGCCGGATATATTTACACGCGTCGCCTCGTTTAACGATTGGATTGAGCAGCACACGGGTCGCCTGAGCAAGGCTTAG
- the LOC6623387 gene encoding protein SCAI isoform X1, which produces MVKMESTEEQDRKLVLEFCHLLEKSKQLFNGLRDLPQYGHRQWQAYFGRTFDVYTKLWKFQQQHRMVLDSKYGLKRWQIGEIASKIGQLYYHYYLRTSETNYLNEAYQFYAAIRGRAYYSRAAKEDRPDLMVKKLRYYARFIVVCLLLKKMKLVRELVTELEKQIQEYTNTYEPEDHLEWSLVLEEIKGFIKAEAAVAVLHADSNPIILSHSGSGSRLSPLTTPPCERSPHMTLSLQEILIVGSACEQAKFSELTMDMFRMLQTLEREPTEAATNPLSMSHGLVHGHDASPAASRIPPYGVPGSKGYLENGRHYRDNPHKYLLYKPSISQLLVFLASGFKELPLGGALLLYMSADGCFSTTKHPEDYGYELGGLGTSVKRDSVDGGGLSCRGKSYKESHCLYPGDLYPFTRRPMFVIIDSDNSFVFQHIPRYFGQPLVVLMSPQDVPPAFQADVQHHGSLFTLFLHSPLTALCYICNVGDVPIHHWERCQTYVDRFITEASRLVTRCRIDEIEQGIGFIDSSYVQFFGDDFLRTLILRFVFCDVVLRLHRGFRGRHMRPRCEPQLPANELLEHPSLSHIVFQLASALDVRGHFSEGPECD; this is translated from the exons ATGGTGAAAATGGAGTCCACTGAGGAACAGGATAGAAAGCTTGTCTTGGAGTTTTGCCATTTGCTAGAGAAATCCAAACAGCTCTTCAATGGACTCAG AGATCTGCCGCAGTATGGGCATCGGCAGTGGCAAGCCTATTTTGGACGCACCTTCGATGTCTACACAAAGCTCTGGAAGTTTCAGCAGCAACATCGCATGGTCCTCGACTCCAAATATGGACTGAAACGCTGGCAAATTGGCGAAATAGCCAGCAAAATCGGACAGCTTTATTATCACTATTA TTTAAGAACCAGCGAAACGAACTACCTGAACGAGGCGTATCAGTTCTATGCGGCCATACGGGGACGAGCGTATTATTCGCGCGCTGCCAAGGAGGATCGGCCGGATTTGATGGTGAAGAAGCTGCGATATTATGCACGCTTCATAGTCGTCTGTCTGCTGCTGAAGAAAATGAAGCTGGTGCGGGAGCTGGTCACGGAGCTGGAGAAACAAATACAGGAGTACACGAACAC TTACGAGCCGGAAGATCATTTGGAATGGTCGCTGGTGCTGGAAGAGATCAAGGGCTTCATCAAGGCCGAGGCGGCGGTGGCAGTACTCCATGCCGATTCCAATCCCATCATATTATCGCACAG TGGTTCCGGTTCTAGGTTATCGCCGCTGACGACGCCGCCGTGCGAGAGATCGCCGCATATGACGCTCAGTTTGCAGGAGATCCTGATTGTTGGTTCGGCATGCGAGCAGGCCAAGTTCTCCGAGCTGACGATGGACATGTTTAG AATGCTGCAGACGCTGGAACGTGAGCCGACGGAAGCGGCAACGAATCCGTTGAGCATGTCCCATGGCCTTGTGCACGGGCACGATGCGAGTCCGGCGGCCAGCCGCATACCACCATACGGAGTGCCCGGCTCCAAGGGCTATCTGGAGAATGGCCGTCATTATCGAGACAATCCACACAAATATCTACTGTACAAGCCTTCGATTAGCCAGCTGCTGGTCTTTCTGGCCAGCGGCTTTAAGGAACTGCCCCTGGGCGGTGCTCTGCTCCTGTATATGTCGGCGGACGGCTGTTTCTCCACCACAAAGCATCCCGAGGACT ATGGCTACGAGCTGGGCGGCCTGGGCACCAGCGTGAAGCGCGACAGCGTCGATGGCGGCGGCTTATCCTGTCGCGGCAAGTCCTACAAGGAGAGCCACTGCCTATATCCGGGCGATCTGTATCCGTTTACGCGTCGGCCCATGTTCGTCATCATCGATTCGGATAATTCGTTTGTCTTTCAGCACATACCCCGCTACTTTGGCCAGCCGCTGGTCGTTCTAATGTCGCCGCAAGATGTGCCGCCCGCTTTTCAAG CTGATGTACAGCATCATGGGTCGCTGTTCACGTTGTTCCTGCACTCCCCGCTCACGGCGCTCTGTTACATATGCAATGTGGGTGATGTGCCGATCCATCACTGGGAACGCTGCCAGACTTATGTGGATCGTTTCATAACAGAAGCATCGCGCCTGGTCACGCGTTGTCGCATCGATGAGATCGAACAGGGCATAGGATTTATCG aCTCCTCCTATGTTCAGTTCTTTGGCGACGATTTTCTGCGCACACTCATTCTACGTTTCGTGTTCTGTGATGTGGTGCTGCGTTTGCATCGCGGTTTCCGTGGACGCCATATGCGACCGCGCTGTGAGCCCCAGCTGCCGGCCAACGAACTGCTCGAGCATCCCTCGCTGTCGCATATCGTTTTCCAGCTGGCATCGGCGCTCGATGTGCGCGGCCATTTCTCGGAGGGACCCGAGTGCGACTGA
- the ssp6 gene encoding uncharacterized protein ssp6, whose protein sequence is MSSSCQSIATAASSAATTAAAVSMSVSNATSVGSLIAAACMQPQQHLPHQHQAPPAASHYVNGTGSLGRLKFHHKSLDASDEELEYAQLSRSTHILGRYKSERFLASKPNEDRRRRTIIVEKRNDSYGFTLQSYGIHYKCDEELEMITYVDYVEYGGPAYRAGMREGDVILSINGNDMEKADHKTIVEFIKKCELRMRMVVLFEDCVRKVDLHMRYIQLQSMLQQKMNELERVHLRERELLEGKWKTHSLPARKKANAANSSPSEGDGISPTEAGANESGFYRPALSTEDVANMALRQQPVIIPPPAQFMLTYHYLDPSYRYVLRPAHMEAGLQRSSSSDPHQAQQAMQYMLQRTESLDTNSASQATQYHSASAGAGGGGPGVGSVVKPPAPPPRTCEKHKPPAKLEKTKHCHAGHSCNPCVGHFRWKSAEKSHSNGDNVSLDAYDLASPCCDTQCVPSRRRHRQHKEHTHKHKHRDRERERSEPKDKQAAGRHKSQTHAVAAVAAGSPVVKASQPNHHHHHHHRHVHEQTPPPPGQAQPHHHHYQQQPSQSGSARSRYFDLASGLASHCSLHSCTSSEFAPADSASYTTSISTDTLFWEPKSEAGSRQPSTKSRQSYEQPQPVPVQGHVHGHHHHHHPHYHVTATQVQPSQIYPNSMAYVQKPKSWDNLATKALVGQGFGYGYLDTAVAMKPPVKLQIAQQRHSMPRRNPYGRYSTYGDVENYAPPPTEFVGELTTTTTTTITAKSTEELLAACDCLTPQQQQALKAAQYQLSQTQKLSHQNSCQMGYYSHLPRPTADVGISTGQPQQQQQQQQQQQPQQQANNGCDVATVSEATRL, encoded by the exons atgagcagcagctgccagagCATCGCCACGGCGGCCAGCAGCGCcgccacaacagcagccgccgtCTCCATGTCCGTTTCGAATGCCACCTCGGTCGGTTCCCTCATAGCCGCCGCCTGCATGCAGCCCCAGCAGCATCTGCCGCACCAGCACCAGGCGCCGCCGGCAGCGTCTCACTATGTCAACGGCACTGGCAGCCTGGGTCGCCTTAAGTTTCATCACAAGAGTCTCGATGCCAGCGACGAGGAGCTCGAGTATGCGCAG CTATCGCGCTCCACGCACATCCTGGGCCGCTACAAGTCAGAACGTTTTCTGGCCTCCAAGCCGAACGAGGATCGACGCCGACGCACGATCATTGTGGAGAAGAGGAACGACTCGTACGGCTTCACGCTGCAGAGCTATGGCATACACTACAAGTGCGACGAGGAGCTGGAGATGATCACGTACGTGGACTATGTGGAGTATGGCGGGCCGGCCTATCGGGCCGGAATGCGCGAGGGCGACGTTATACTCTCGATCAATGGCAACGACATGGAGAAGGCCGATCACAAGACCATCGTGGAGTTCATCAAGAAGTGCGAGCTGCGCATGCGCATGGTTGTGCTCTTCGAGGATTGTGTGCGCAAG GTGGATCTGCACATGCGCTACATCCAGCTGCAGAGCATGCTGCAGCAAAAGATGAACGAGCTGGAGCGCGTGCATCTGCGCGAACGCGAGCTTCTAGAGGGCAAGTGGAAGACGCACAGCTTGCCGGCGCGCAAGAAGGCAAATGCCGCCAACAGCTCGCCCAGCGAGGGCGACGGCATCTCGCCCACAGAGGCGGGCGCCAACGAATCGGGCTTCTATCGACCCGCCCTGTCCACGGAGGATGTGGCCAACATGGCGCTGCGACAGCAGCCGGTGATCATACCGCCGCCGGCACAATTTATGCTCACCTATCACTATCTGGATCCGAGCTATCGCTATGTGCTGCGGCCCGCGCACATGGAGGCGGGGCTGCagcggagcagcagcagcgatccCCACCAGGCGCAGCAGGCCATGCAGTACATGCTGCAGCGCACCGAGTCGCTGGACACGAACAGCGCCAGCCAGGCGACGCAGTATCACAGCGCCAGCgctggagcaggaggaggTGGACCAGGTGTTGGGTCCGTGGTGAAGCCgccagcgccgccgccgcgcACCTGCGAGAAGCACAAACCGCCCGCCAAGCTGGAGAAGACAAAGCATTGCCATGCCGGACACTCGTGCAATCCCTGTGTGGGCCACTTTCGCTGGAAGTCCGCGGAGAAGTCGCACAGCAATGGGGACAATGTCAGTCTCGATGCCTACGATCTGGCCAGTCCCTGCTGCGATACGCAGTGCGTGCCGTCGCGTCGTCGCCATCGCCAGCACAAGGAGCACACGCACAAGCACAAGCATCGCGACCGGGAAAGGGAGCGTTCCGAGCCGAAGGATAAGCAGGCAGCGGGTCGGCACAAGTCGCAGACGCATGCtgtcgccgccgtcgccgccggcTCGCCTGTGGTCAAGGCGTCACAGCcgaatcatcatcatcatcaccatcatcgGCATGTGCACGAGCAGACGCCACCGCCGCCGGGACAGGCGCAgccccatcatcatcattatcagcagcagccgtcgcAGTCGGGTAGCGCGCGCTCGCGCTACTTTGATCTGGCCTCCGGGCTGGCGAGCCACTGCAGCCTGCATTCGTGCACCTCCAGCGAATTTGCGCCCGCCGATTCCGCCTCCTACACGACCTCTATCAGCACGGACACGCTCTTCTGGGAGCCCAAGAGCGAGGCGGGGTCGCGTCAGCCTTCGACCAAGTCGCGTCAGTCGTacgagcagccgcagccagtCCCGGTCCAAGGACACGTCCAtgggcatcatcatcatcatcatccgcATTATCATGTGACCGCGACGCAGGTGCAGCCGTCCCAGATCTATCCGAACAGCATGGCCTATGTGCAGAAGCCCAAATCGTGGGATAATCTGGCTACCAAGGCTCTGGTGGGACAGGGCTTTGGCTACGGCTATCTGGACACGGCGGTAGCCATGAAGCCGCCGGTCAAGCTGCAGATTGCCCAGCAGCGGCATTCGATGCCGCGTCGAAATCCGTATGGCCGTTATTCCACCTATGGCGACGTCGAGAACTATGCGCCGCCGCCCACCGAATTTGTGGGCGAGCTGACGACCACGACGACCACCACGATTACGGCCAAGTCCACGGAGGAGCTGCTGGCCGCCTGCGACTGCCTgacgccgcagcagcagcaggccctGAAGGCGGCCCAGTATCAGCTCAGCCAGACGCAGAAGCTCTCGCATCAGAACTCCTGCCAAATGGGCTACTATTCCCATCTGCCCAGGCCCACCGCGGACGTGGGCATCTCCACGGGACaaccccagcagcagcagcagcagcagcagcagcagcagccgcagcagcaggcgaATAATGGGTGCGATGTTGCCACCGTGTCGGAGGCAACTCGTTTGTAG
- the LOC6623387 gene encoding protein SCAI isoform X2: MVKMESTEEQDRKLVLEFCHLLEKSKQLFNGLRDLPQYGHRQWQAYFGRTFDVYTKLWKFQQQHRMVLDSKYGLKRWQIGEIASKIGQLYYHYYLRTSETNYLNEAYQFYAAIRGRAYYSRAAKEDRPDLMVKKLRYYARFIVVCLLLKKMKLVRELVTELEKQIQDYEPEDHLEWSLVLEEIKGFIKAEAAVAVLHADSNPIILSHSGSGSRLSPLTTPPCERSPHMTLSLQEILIVGSACEQAKFSELTMDMFRMLQTLEREPTEAATNPLSMSHGLVHGHDASPAASRIPPYGVPGSKGYLENGRHYRDNPHKYLLYKPSISQLLVFLASGFKELPLGGALLLYMSADGCFSTTKHPEDYGYELGGLGTSVKRDSVDGGGLSCRGKSYKESHCLYPGDLYPFTRRPMFVIIDSDNSFVFQHIPRYFGQPLVVLMSPQDVPPAFQADVQHHGSLFTLFLHSPLTALCYICNVGDVPIHHWERCQTYVDRFITEASRLVTRCRIDEIEQGIGFIDSSYVQFFGDDFLRTLILRFVFCDVVLRLHRGFRGRHMRPRCEPQLPANELLEHPSLSHIVFQLASALDVRGHFSEGPECD; the protein is encoded by the exons ATGGTGAAAATGGAGTCCACTGAGGAACAGGATAGAAAGCTTGTCTTGGAGTTTTGCCATTTGCTAGAGAAATCCAAACAGCTCTTCAATGGACTCAG AGATCTGCCGCAGTATGGGCATCGGCAGTGGCAAGCCTATTTTGGACGCACCTTCGATGTCTACACAAAGCTCTGGAAGTTTCAGCAGCAACATCGCATGGTCCTCGACTCCAAATATGGACTGAAACGCTGGCAAATTGGCGAAATAGCCAGCAAAATCGGACAGCTTTATTATCACTATTA TTTAAGAACCAGCGAAACGAACTACCTGAACGAGGCGTATCAGTTCTATGCGGCCATACGGGGACGAGCGTATTATTCGCGCGCTGCCAAGGAGGATCGGCCGGATTTGATGGTGAAGAAGCTGCGATATTATGCACGCTTCATAGTCGTCTGTCTGCTGCTGAAGAAAATGAAGCTGGTGCGGGAGCTGGTCACGGAGCTGGAGAAACAAATACAGGA TTACGAGCCGGAAGATCATTTGGAATGGTCGCTGGTGCTGGAAGAGATCAAGGGCTTCATCAAGGCCGAGGCGGCGGTGGCAGTACTCCATGCCGATTCCAATCCCATCATATTATCGCACAG TGGTTCCGGTTCTAGGTTATCGCCGCTGACGACGCCGCCGTGCGAGAGATCGCCGCATATGACGCTCAGTTTGCAGGAGATCCTGATTGTTGGTTCGGCATGCGAGCAGGCCAAGTTCTCCGAGCTGACGATGGACATGTTTAG AATGCTGCAGACGCTGGAACGTGAGCCGACGGAAGCGGCAACGAATCCGTTGAGCATGTCCCATGGCCTTGTGCACGGGCACGATGCGAGTCCGGCGGCCAGCCGCATACCACCATACGGAGTGCCCGGCTCCAAGGGCTATCTGGAGAATGGCCGTCATTATCGAGACAATCCACACAAATATCTACTGTACAAGCCTTCGATTAGCCAGCTGCTGGTCTTTCTGGCCAGCGGCTTTAAGGAACTGCCCCTGGGCGGTGCTCTGCTCCTGTATATGTCGGCGGACGGCTGTTTCTCCACCACAAAGCATCCCGAGGACT ATGGCTACGAGCTGGGCGGCCTGGGCACCAGCGTGAAGCGCGACAGCGTCGATGGCGGCGGCTTATCCTGTCGCGGCAAGTCCTACAAGGAGAGCCACTGCCTATATCCGGGCGATCTGTATCCGTTTACGCGTCGGCCCATGTTCGTCATCATCGATTCGGATAATTCGTTTGTCTTTCAGCACATACCCCGCTACTTTGGCCAGCCGCTGGTCGTTCTAATGTCGCCGCAAGATGTGCCGCCCGCTTTTCAAG CTGATGTACAGCATCATGGGTCGCTGTTCACGTTGTTCCTGCACTCCCCGCTCACGGCGCTCTGTTACATATGCAATGTGGGTGATGTGCCGATCCATCACTGGGAACGCTGCCAGACTTATGTGGATCGTTTCATAACAGAAGCATCGCGCCTGGTCACGCGTTGTCGCATCGATGAGATCGAACAGGGCATAGGATTTATCG aCTCCTCCTATGTTCAGTTCTTTGGCGACGATTTTCTGCGCACACTCATTCTACGTTTCGTGTTCTGTGATGTGGTGCTGCGTTTGCATCGCGGTTTCCGTGGACGCCATATGCGACCGCGCTGTGAGCCCCAGCTGCCGGCCAACGAACTGCTCGAGCATCCCTCGCTGTCGCATATCGTTTTCCAGCTGGCATCGGCGCTCGATGTGCGCGGCCATTTCTCGGAGGGACCCGAGTGCGACTGA
- the LOC6623387 gene encoding protein SCAI isoform X4, whose product MVKMESTEEQDRKLVLEFCHLLEKSKQLFNGLRDLPQYGHRQWQAYFGRTFDVYTKLWKFQQQHRMVLDSKYGLKRWQIGEIASKIGQLYYHYYLRTSETNYLNEAYQFYAAIRGRAYYSRAAKEDRPDLMVKKLRYYARFIVVCLLLKKMKLVRELVTELEKQIQDYEPEDHLEWSLVLEEIKGFIKAEAAVAVLHADSNPIILSHRLSPLTTPPCERSPHMTLSLQEILIVGSACEQAKFSELTMDMFRMLQTLEREPTEAATNPLSMSHGLVHGHDASPAASRIPPYGVPGSKGYLENGRHYRDNPHKYLLYKPSISQLLVFLASGFKELPLGGALLLYMSADGCFSTTKHPEDYGYELGGLGTSVKRDSVDGGGLSCRGKSYKESHCLYPGDLYPFTRRPMFVIIDSDNSFVFQHIPRYFGQPLVVLMSPQDVPPAFQADVQHHGSLFTLFLHSPLTALCYICNVGDVPIHHWERCQTYVDRFITEASRLVTRCRIDEIEQGIGFIDSSYVQFFGDDFLRTLILRFVFCDVVLRLHRGFRGRHMRPRCEPQLPANELLEHPSLSHIVFQLASALDVRGHFSEGPECD is encoded by the exons ATGGTGAAAATGGAGTCCACTGAGGAACAGGATAGAAAGCTTGTCTTGGAGTTTTGCCATTTGCTAGAGAAATCCAAACAGCTCTTCAATGGACTCAG AGATCTGCCGCAGTATGGGCATCGGCAGTGGCAAGCCTATTTTGGACGCACCTTCGATGTCTACACAAAGCTCTGGAAGTTTCAGCAGCAACATCGCATGGTCCTCGACTCCAAATATGGACTGAAACGCTGGCAAATTGGCGAAATAGCCAGCAAAATCGGACAGCTTTATTATCACTATTA TTTAAGAACCAGCGAAACGAACTACCTGAACGAGGCGTATCAGTTCTATGCGGCCATACGGGGACGAGCGTATTATTCGCGCGCTGCCAAGGAGGATCGGCCGGATTTGATGGTGAAGAAGCTGCGATATTATGCACGCTTCATAGTCGTCTGTCTGCTGCTGAAGAAAATGAAGCTGGTGCGGGAGCTGGTCACGGAGCTGGAGAAACAAATACAGGA TTACGAGCCGGAAGATCATTTGGAATGGTCGCTGGTGCTGGAAGAGATCAAGGGCTTCATCAAGGCCGAGGCGGCGGTGGCAGTACTCCATGCCGATTCCAATCCCATCATATTATCGCACAG GTTATCGCCGCTGACGACGCCGCCGTGCGAGAGATCGCCGCATATGACGCTCAGTTTGCAGGAGATCCTGATTGTTGGTTCGGCATGCGAGCAGGCCAAGTTCTCCGAGCTGACGATGGACATGTTTAG AATGCTGCAGACGCTGGAACGTGAGCCGACGGAAGCGGCAACGAATCCGTTGAGCATGTCCCATGGCCTTGTGCACGGGCACGATGCGAGTCCGGCGGCCAGCCGCATACCACCATACGGAGTGCCCGGCTCCAAGGGCTATCTGGAGAATGGCCGTCATTATCGAGACAATCCACACAAATATCTACTGTACAAGCCTTCGATTAGCCAGCTGCTGGTCTTTCTGGCCAGCGGCTTTAAGGAACTGCCCCTGGGCGGTGCTCTGCTCCTGTATATGTCGGCGGACGGCTGTTTCTCCACCACAAAGCATCCCGAGGACT ATGGCTACGAGCTGGGCGGCCTGGGCACCAGCGTGAAGCGCGACAGCGTCGATGGCGGCGGCTTATCCTGTCGCGGCAAGTCCTACAAGGAGAGCCACTGCCTATATCCGGGCGATCTGTATCCGTTTACGCGTCGGCCCATGTTCGTCATCATCGATTCGGATAATTCGTTTGTCTTTCAGCACATACCCCGCTACTTTGGCCAGCCGCTGGTCGTTCTAATGTCGCCGCAAGATGTGCCGCCCGCTTTTCAAG CTGATGTACAGCATCATGGGTCGCTGTTCACGTTGTTCCTGCACTCCCCGCTCACGGCGCTCTGTTACATATGCAATGTGGGTGATGTGCCGATCCATCACTGGGAACGCTGCCAGACTTATGTGGATCGTTTCATAACAGAAGCATCGCGCCTGGTCACGCGTTGTCGCATCGATGAGATCGAACAGGGCATAGGATTTATCG aCTCCTCCTATGTTCAGTTCTTTGGCGACGATTTTCTGCGCACACTCATTCTACGTTTCGTGTTCTGTGATGTGGTGCTGCGTTTGCATCGCGGTTTCCGTGGACGCCATATGCGACCGCGCTGTGAGCCCCAGCTGCCGGCCAACGAACTGCTCGAGCATCCCTCGCTGTCGCATATCGTTTTCCAGCTGGCATCGGCGCTCGATGTGCGCGGCCATTTCTCGGAGGGACCCGAGTGCGACTGA